In Candidatus Thermoplasmatota archaeon, the genomic window ATTTTTCCCTCTTTCCCTTTTCTCTTTCTTTCCCTGAAGAGTTTCTTTCTCTTTTCCGAAAAGAGAAAGAAAGGCTTCTTCTTAAAAGAAAAAAGAAAGGCTTCTTTCGAACCCCCGAGGTGCAGAGCACCACCAGATGTTTCTCAGCCTTTGTACTGGCGATGGGAGTCAACAATCGTATTTTTAAGGAGTTGCTCCGCAACCCCTTGCTTCTCTTCTTTTTCCGCCAGTCGCTTTTTCTTCTCTTTACAAGAGAAGGAAAAGGGCTGTCTCAAATCTGGCGCCTTAGTCCTCTTAGCTACCTCCGCATCTGGAAAACAACCCCCTTTTCATTTCTTTGAAGAGCCCTTTGAATGAAGTGTCCGGTAATGGTATACCTCCCTTGATTGTTTCGCCAGACGCGCCGTCTACCAGTATTTTATAAATATGCTTCTTGTAATCGTACTCAATGAACCATACTGGCGCGTGCACCAATTCGGTATCAATGATCTTGCAATCCGTATCTAATGATGAGAACAAGTCGATAGTATCTTCAAGAAGGTATTTTTGATGCATACCTACTTCCTGCCTAGCGATGTTTTCAGCTTCCTTCTCGTCAATTTCAGAGTTGAGAAATTTTGCGTTCTTCGAAATGTGCGCCAAGTTGAATTGCGTTTTTCCGCTTAATGGTATATGATACTCTTTTGTCGGGAACTCTGAGCTACGTCTCCCAAGCACTTTCCAGAAATATTCTTTTTTCAACTCACCATTTTTTGGGATGTTTTCTCCAGTTCTAGTAAAAAACCCAGAATATCTCGTCAGAGCTTCAAGATGTACGATGAAAAAAGGCAGGAAGACGCATTCTACACTTTTGATTATCGATCTCTTCGCTAAGTCATCAGGCTTGTAAAAGCCGCCTCCCATCCATTTCTTAACAATCTCTACCACATCCGCACTTTTATACCTCCCTGGGATTATCGAATGCTTTAAGAAGAATTTCTCGCCGAGCTTCATATCAGAGCCGCAATACTCACACGTAATTATAATCTCTCCAGGCACTACTTTGACTGGAGCGCCGCAGCTCGGACAGCTAATTTGCTGTACAACCTCTACCATACGAAATCTATATATCCCGCAATACTAATAATATTTTTTATGGGCTCACTCAGCGCGCTAGAGAGGAGTGCGCGTATCACAATATCATTAATTGTCGGCTTGCTGCTCTTTTTTATGATATCAGTGGACTATATCCTGCATTTTGTGTTTCGAATACCTTTTGGTCTTATCTGGTACAGCATAGTAATAATCGTGGCTCTAGTAGCATTGTTTATTTTCATTCAGTGGTATATCTCGCCAGCAATTGTGAGAAGAGCTACAGGCCTAAAAGAAGAGCACTATGTTTCCGAGAGGAGTAATCCATTTCTATACGATATGGTCAAACGGTTATGTGCGAAGTCAAACACGCCGATGCCGAGAGTAGCAGTGATAGACAATCCAACGCCGAACGCATTTGTATTCGGCAGGAGTGTAAACAATACTACGCTCGTCGTGCATAGTGCGCTTTTATCGAAACTGAACAAAGATGAGATTGAGGGTGTGATAGGGCATGAGCTAGGACACATTACCCACAAAGATGTTATAACTATGACTCTGGTTTCTGCAGTGCCACTGCTCACGTACATGGTTGCAAGAACGCTTTTTGGATTCCTAAAACATCCTAGAGGTGGTGGCAGGGGTAAGGGACAGGCATTATTGTTTGCAGTTATAGTGGGCGTGCTCTCCTACACGGTATATCTCATCTCTCAGCTGCTCGTGCTCAAGCTCTCAAGAACAAGGGAATACTATGCAGATGCGTACTCAGCTGGTGTTACAGGCAACCCTCACGGGCTGCGTTCTGCACTCACAAAAATTGCATACGGGCTTTCGTTAAGCAGAAAGGCCGAGCCGAGTGGTGCGAGGGCTTTTTATATTGGTGATCCTGTTAAAGCTGTAAATGATTACAGTCTTCTCAAAGAGAGAATGGACAGCTACGATTTGGACAAAGATGGCACGATTGATGAAAAAGAATTAGAAATTGCTGTAGAGAAAGAGGCGAAATCGCACTGGAGAAGGGCAAACGAGTTGTTCTCAACACATCCAGCAACTTATAGACGTATTCTCATGCTTATGGAAATGGAAAAAGAAATGAGATATGACAAGCGTTTAAAGGATATTTACAAGTTTATCTGAAGAACAGCTCTTGTTTTTTCTAGCTTGCTTACCCTATCACAACTTGCACTTTTCCAGATACATCAAGTCCCATAGGCACATCTAAATATGCACGCACATACCAATCTATTGTTTGGCTCATTCCGGTAATCAGTTTCAATATAGTGCCCACAGTACCTGGTGGAAGCATTGGTTGAGGTAGAGTCTCTGGGATTTTTATCTGAAACGTGTATTCTCCGCCAGTGTATTCTTTTTCGCCATCCAAAGGTATCTCAAAATTATAGATGGGGCGCGTTTCTCTACTCGAACGATAGCTACCACTACCAATGGTAGTTAATCCTCCGTGTTGCGTTGTTTTTTGCTGACCTATTAATGCAACTTTTAGAGCTCTCGCGCGAACTGGCTTCTTCAGTTTTAAAGATAGTCGCCCGCTAATCATCTCTCCTAGAACATAGTTGTATTTGTCCAGAAATACCTCAATTCTTCCTTTTCCAAACCCTAAAGGCATTTTTAATCATCTCTAAATCTAAATAATGTTTTGAATATATAAACCCAGTGCCGACAAGCTCACCGATAGTTTTTTTCACGCCAGTCGCATAAAGAAAAGGTGCAGTGTTTTTACCTTTTTAAGTTTCTTTCTTCTTACCCAAAATACCTAACGAGATTGTAGGTCTCGTACCATTTACTACTTTACCAGTAATCCCATCAACGCCAGCCAATCTATTTACGCCTTTGTGCTCGTAGCTCACGAACCATACTGGTATATGTACAAGTTCGCATTCACCAAGTGCAGTATTGAGATTTAAAGAATGAATTGTATCGTACTGATGTGAGAGCTCTTTTCTTACCTGCTCTCTTGCGAGCGCGTCAGCTTTTGCTTTCGCCTCTTCTTCAAGCATGTCGCCGTTGAGTATCTCAGCATCTTGTGGTATCTTGCCGATTGCAAATATCTCTTTCTCCTGCAATGGTATTTGATATTGATTTAAATCTATATCGCTAGCGCGCCTTGCAAGCATAAGTTCATAGTACTGCTTGCTAATAGGGCCGCTTGCAACTCCTCTCTGCCCGCCGCCAGCCATATCGTGAATCACACCGCCACCCAACATCAAGCCTATACCTCTCGAATCTCTCCCTTGCGAGCTTATTGTCTTACTGGCGCCAGCAGCTATTGCAGCTATAGCAGCGCCTTTAACAGCTAATTTACCCAGCCCTTTCAAAAAGCCTTTTTTGTCTTTCTCTTTCCACGCGTCGCTCATCTGCCTTACATCTGCAGTATAGCCTCCTGAGCTGGATGCAGAGTAATTGCCAGTGACCGTCACAGGTACTGTCCACACAGGTAAGTACTTAAGAGTTACTCCTGTGATTGTAGCTTCTTTAGAAACGCCAACCCTAAAAATACCTGAGTCCATCCATCTCTTTGCTACTTCTACTGCTTGCTCTGGAGTGATCTTGTTCAGCAGCATGCTGTGCTTGGAAATAAGCTTTGCAACTTCGCCACTGATAGTCATACTCGAGCCGCAATATTCGCAAGTAACTAAAGTAGCACCGTAACCCATTTTCAAAGGCGCACCACAACTTTCGCACATTATTGGTTTTTCCTGCTCTATAGGTGTAGCCATTATCATCACACTCCTTTTATTCTATTTTACTACCGCAATTAGGACAGAATTTAGCGCCCGCCTGCAGTTCAGCATTGCATTTAGGGCAGTTATTTACTAATTTTTCACCGCAGCTAGGACAGAACTTAGAGCCTACTTTTATATCTGTATTACATTTAGGGCAGCTCATCATACCAGGTGCGAGCATTTTAGCGCCGCAGTTAGGGCAGAATTTTACGCCTTCAGGCACGTCTGCATTACACTTTGGGCATTTAATAGTAGGTTTTGGTGGTTGCGGTACTTGTGCAGGCTGCTGCATAGCCTGTCCCATCATAGCTCCAATACCTAATCCGACGCCAGCGCCTGCACCTAAGCCAGCCATTGCTCCTGTAGCGTCGCCAGCGCCTGTAGCAGCGCCTACACCAACGCCCTCGATTGCTTTACCTGTTTGATATCGTATGTAATCAACGCCAAGCGCGCCCATTGCACCTCTTTTATCAATAGCTTCTTGTACTTCTTTTGGTAAATTAATATTTAAACCTGCAATTTTAGCAATCTTAACTCCGTACCTTTCCACGCTATCTGCTACTTTACTCAAAACAATTTGCTCTATTTCTTGCAAATATGCAGGCATATCCACGACAGCCATATTCTTATCGCGTTTCAGTTCGCCAAGTGCATCGTTTAGACACATTACAAGCTGGGCTTTCATCCATTCGATAACTTTATCGCTAGATGTAATTCTTTCAGTGCCTACAAACTGAGTTATAAACAATAGTGGATCAACAACTTTATATGCAAAATCACCAAACGCGCGGATTCTAACAAGTCCGAAATCAGGGTCTCTAAAAGCAAGCGGCTCTGCAGTGCCAAACTTGCTTCTAAGCTCTCTTCTCTGTAAATAGTAAATTTCGCCTAACTGCTGTATGCCTGTAACTGCAGCTACAAGTCTGCCCAATACAGGAACGTTTTCTGTGGTCATTGCAAATCTGCCTGGTCTGTCAAAAACATGCATTGCTTTTCCGTCTCTGAAAAATACTGCATATTCATCTTCCCTCACTACAACATTATCATTCCACTGGATGTTTCTAGGTATGCGGTACATTACATTTTCGCCTTTCCAAGCGTCTTCCCAATGAAAAGTTGCTCTTGCATCTGCTTTAGGGATATCACTCTTCCTAAACAAGAACACCATTTTTATCTCACACTCCTATTCCGCCAATTATTTCTATTCTTTTGTCAAAAGTCATATTAAAATCTTGAAGTACATCATTAACTGCGCGTAAACGTAGTGGGAGCTCACTTCTGCTACCACCAAGAATCGCTCTCTCCAAGCCTGCAACTTCTGCTCTTATTTTATCAATATCGCTGAGCAGCTGCAAATCCCATTCATAAAGTCTGTTCAGCTCTTCTACTTCTATTCTGAAATCGGCTGATATTCCGCTATAGCCTTGTTCCGCATGCCTTACGCGATTCTCGGTCTTCTGAATATTGTTTACAAGTCGTGCTGCATCTTCAAGCACTTCCAATTCCATTCTTTTAACCAAATCTTGTCTGCACCGCTCTAGTTGTGTACCTACATGCTTTAATCTATCTGCTAGTTGCGCTCTCAGCAGACTATCTGCTATCCTCAAATCTTCCCGTTTTCTATAACCTCTAAAGCCTGGAATTGCAAGCTCTATTTTTTTGAGTAGCCCTCTGTCTTCTTCTACTTTTTTACGTAAATCTACAGCCATTATTATTTACCTCCCTTTGATATTATCAAGCTGTAAGCCACAAGTCCTGCACTGAGTAAAATTACAATTATTGCTATTGCAAGCCAGAAAGCCACAAAGTTGAATACAACGGTAGTTAAAGAGCCAAATATTATTGCAAGCCCGATACCAAACCCCACAAGAGTTGGCATTCTCGAAGCAGAAGAAACTCTTACACAGCCTAGTGCTGTTAGCGCAAGACCTACGAACATAAGCCATAGTACGAGCATTTGCGAAAGAGTCAAAGTTCCTAGTGCCCAAAACGCTGCGAAAGTACCTAAAAGTATCCCAACAACGCCATAACCCATATAATATACGATATCAGATTTACCCCCAGCCATTTATCACACTGAGAACAACATCTGAATATGAAATATTAAAGTTTTCCTTTCGCGCGATTTGCTTTAATTACGATTTCAAAACAATTTCTATATTTACACCATCAGGTATTTGCAAGCGCATAAGCTGACGTAAAGCTCTTTCATCTGCATCTAAATCAATAACTCTTTTATGTATGCGCATTTCCCACCTATCTATAGTGCTTGTCCCACCGCCATCAGGCCCTTTTCTTACAGGCACAACAAGCCTTTTAGTAGGAAGAGGTATAGGACCCTTCATACTCACGCCAGTCCTCTCAGAAATAGCTTTTATCTGGCTACACACTTCTTCTACTTTCTGTGGATTAGTACCTGTGAGCGAGATTCTTGCTTTCTGCGGCATTTATTTTTTCTCGATTTCTATGCAAAGTCCAGCTGCTACTGTCTGACCCATATCACGAATAGCAAATCTACCCAAAGGCGGAAAATCTTGCGCCCTTTCAATAGCGAGCGGTCTGGTAGGCTTTATTTTTACAATTGCAGAATCGCCTGCCTTTAGAAACTCAGGCTTTTCAGGTAGTTCAGCACCTGTTTTTGGATCTAGCTTCTTTTGAAGCTCTTCAAAAGTACAAGCTACCTGCGCTGTATGGCAGTGGAATACAGGTGTGTAGCCTGGGGCAATAGCGCTAGGATGCTGCAAAACTATTATTTTAGCGATAAATGATTTTGCAACTGTAGGTGGATTATCTGCATGTCCTACAACATCGCCACGCCTTATCTCTTCTTTACTTACGCCTCTCACGTTAAACCCAACATTATCGCCAGGCTCTGCTTTGTCTATCTTTTCATGATGCATTTCTATAGTTTTCACTTCGCCTGTCACATTAGCAGGCTGGAATACTATTTTATCGCCCGGCTTTAGTACGCCAGTTTCAACTCTGCCTACTGGCACTGTACCAACGCCTGTAATTGTATAAACATCCTGCACAGGCAGTCTCAAAGGTAGTTTTGTTAGCTTTTCAGGTACTGTTAAAGTATCCAGAACTTGCATGAATGTAGGTCCTTTAAACCAAGCAATTTTATCAGATGGCTTAGTAATATTATCGCCAATATAAGCACTTATAGGCACGAATTGAGTTTTTTCTGGTTTGTAGCCCACTGTCTTCAAAAGTTTTTCCAATTCCGATTTTATAGCGTTATACCGCTTCTCACTATACGGGGGCGTTGTAGCATCCATCTTGTTTATTCCTACAATTATCTGTGGCACGCCAAGCGTTTTAGCAAGGAATAAATGCTCTTTAGTCTGCGCTTGGACACCTTCACCTTCAGCAGCAGAAACGATAAGAACAGCAGCATCTGCTTGACTTGTACCCGTAATCATATTCTTAACGAAGTCTCGATGTCCAGGGCAATCTATAATTGTAAAATAGTATTTGGGAGTGTCAAATCTCTTATGCGCTACATCTATAGTAAGACCTCTCTCGCGCTCCTCTTTCAATGCATCCATTACCCAAGCAAACTCAAAAGTAGCTTTGCCTTTGGCTGACGCTTCCTTCTTATATTCATCTATTACGTGCTGTGGCACAGTCCCTGTCTCTAACAACAATCTTCCAATAGCTGTAGATTTGCCGTGATCTACATGCCCTATGAATACTAGATTTAGATGCGGTTTTTCAGCCATATTTTATTCACCTGTA contains:
- the rpsJ gene encoding 30S ribosomal protein S10 is translated as MPQKARISLTGTNPQKVEEVCSQIKAISERTGVSMKGPIPLPTKRLVVPVRKGPDGGGTSTIDRWEMRIHKRVIDLDADERALRQLMRLQIPDGVNIEIVLKS
- a CDS encoding M48 family metalloprotease, with amino-acid sequence MGSLSALERSARITISLIVGLLLFFMISVDYILHFVFRIPFGLIWYSIVIIVALVALFIFIQWYISPAIVRRATGLKEEHYVSERSNPFLYDMVKRLCAKSNTPMPRVAVIDNPTPNAFVFGRSVNNTTLVVHSALLSKLNKDEIEGVIGHELGHITHKDVITMTLVSAVPLLTYMVARTLFGFLKHPRGGGRGKGQALLFAVIVGVLSYTVYLISQLLVLKLSRTREYYADAYSAGVTGNPHGLRSALTKIAYGLSLSRKAEPSGARAFYIGDPVKAVNDYSLLKERMDSYDLDKDGTIDEKELEIAVEKEAKSHWRRANELFSTHPATYRRILMLMEMEKEMRYDKRLKDIYKFI
- the tuf gene encoding translation elongation factor EF-1 subunit alpha; amino-acid sequence: MAEKPHLNLVFIGHVDHGKSTAIGRLLLETGTVPQHVIDEYKKEASAKGKATFEFAWVMDALKEERERGLTIDVAHKRFDTPKYYFTIIDCPGHRDFVKNMITGTSQADAAVLIVSAAEGEGVQAQTKEHLFLAKTLGVPQIIVGINKMDATTPPYSEKRYNAIKSELEKLLKTVGYKPEKTQFVPISAYIGDNITKPSDKIAWFKGPTFMQVLDTLTVPEKLTKLPLRLPVQDVYTITGVGTVPVGRVETGVLKPGDKIVFQPANVTGEVKTIEMHHEKIDKAEPGDNVGFNVRGVSKEEIRRGDVVGHADNPPTVAKSFIAKIIVLQHPSAIAPGYTPVFHCHTAQVACTFEELQKKLDPKTGAELPEKPEFLKAGDSAIVKIKPTRPLAIERAQDFPPLGRFAIRDMGQTVAAGLCIEIEKK
- a CDS encoding SPFH domain-containing protein codes for the protein MVFLFRKSDIPKADARATFHWEDAWKGENVMYRIPRNIQWNDNVVVREDEYAVFFRDGKAMHVFDRPGRFAMTTENVPVLGRLVAAVTGIQQLGEIYYLQRRELRSKFGTAEPLAFRDPDFGLVRIRAFGDFAYKVVDPLLFITQFVGTERITSSDKVIEWMKAQLVMCLNDALGELKRDKNMAVVDMPAYLQEIEQIVLSKVADSVERYGVKIAKIAGLNINLPKEVQEAIDKRGAMGALGVDYIRYQTGKAIEGVGVGAATGAGDATGAMAGLGAGAGVGLGIGAMMGQAMQQPAQVPQPPKPTIKCPKCNADVPEGVKFCPNCGAKMLAPGMMSCPKCNTDIKVGSKFCPSCGEKLVNNCPKCNAELQAGAKFCPNCGSKIE